The DNA segment TTCATTCACGAGATCAATATGAAGGCACTGGCCTGGGGCTAGCCCTCTGCAAGAAGATTGTTGAAAGACACAACGGCTTTATTACCGCCAATGGAAAATCAGGTCAGGGAGCAGTATTTTATATTTTCCTGCCTTTAGAAAGACGTTAGAAACAGATAATCATTCTTAAACAAATCGTATTTCTTCCACCTTCGCCAATGGAGCTCCAAATGCTTCCAGTCCTTTTATAGGATCAACAGATGAGAGGCTGCCAAAATGCAAACCTGTTCGTCTTTCTATTGATTTGATAGAAACCTGATAGGTCTCGAACTCACCAAATACAAACTCCTGATTACTCAGATGATCTTTTTGAGAGACCGTATAGCCAGTAGCACACAGTTTTCTGGTAGTATCATGAATAAAAACAAGGATCTTGAAAAAATCTACGGGAATTTTAACGCCATATTTTACAGGGTCCTGCTCTGTGAAAATCGGCCCTGTAAAGACAGATATCTTCATCGCATCCTGTCTTGCATTCTCCAATGCATAATCTTCCAGGGCCAGCCAAACAGGAGCATTAAAAGATTGCATCTGGGGAGTTGCATTGGTAACATGAAAACTATCACCTCCGGCAGCTTTGGCTAAAGCCAAATCACCCCAGATAGGATCTTCTTTTCTGGTCATATGCCCTCTCGAAAATTTCGGAGGGTTCCCATAGCATTCATTCTTGATCTGAAATTCTTTTGGAATTCGGCTATCATATTTCCAACCAGTCCTTTTAACACCTCTTTTGCTCAGTAATCCATCAATATTACAGGCACTATAAAAACATTGACGTCGTTCCCGGTTCATCACTACTGTAAAATGGTGATATTTTAGTTCCGACTGAGTTTCTCCATACAATTCAAATGTCAGCACATTATCCTTATCTCTGGTAACCTGGGGCAGAGGTACTCTATAGTTCTTTCCTAAAAAATCAGGTAAGTATCCAGCCCTGTCATTATAGTCCTCTGGTGCACTTTCAGGAAATACATCCTCTTGTTCAGATTCTATTTCTGATGCAAGCCGCAGATCACCTGTCACAAACTTAGGTGATACTTTTCTGAGGTGTTTCAAGATTTCCTCTCCCTTCACAGCATAGTTTTCCTTTTCAACCTCTCCCATAAAATGTAACCCTACAGCCGATCCTGTTTCATTATCAACAACAACCGATCCTGAATTCCCTCCCAATGTTGTACAATCATGATAGAAATACCAGGAATCCGAAACATCCTCCAGTATCTCACCTGGAGAACACCTTTTCACTTCATAAATATTATTGAATACCTCCTTTGCAGCCATCGTACTGATAATAGAGTTAGGATCATAGGCAGGATAGCCAATTACACTAACAAATTGTTTTTCTATTATTTTTCGTGTTGAGATGACTATAGGCTCAGGTAGCTTGTTGTGTTTCTTTATTTTAAAGAATGCAATATCAGGTTGCGTAGTATTATCTTCAGTCATATAGACTATCTTCTCAAGTTCAACCTCAAACTCAGGTACAGCAACATTATCACCCCAATATTCTTCCTTAAAGTCAATTAAAGCTTCCATTGTATCTCCCAAAGGATTTTTTCTGAATACAAAGGACTTTCCTTTCTTCATTGCTACAAGTGAAGCAACATGTCGGTTTGTTACAATAGTATCTTCAGTAATCAACCAGCCTGTACCACCATATTTCTTACCTGCTTTTAAGAATTCAATTCTCCCTACTGAAGGAATCACATGTTCTATCTTTTTTATAAAAGGTCTGATTCTATTCTTTAATTCGACAGAATCAGGTAGAATAACTTTGTTCTTTTTGATGAGTAAAGCCGGCCTAACATGTAGTAATATCATTGCTTCGGCTCGTGGTAACTCCGGAGCAGGTCCGACCATAGCTTTTTCCATTGCATTCTGATTGATATTATTGCGAATAGCAATAGGTAGGTTCTTTCCGGATTCAATCAATTCATGTACTTCTTCCGAAAGTGCTTTATCTGCATTCAGGATTCGACGTATGGGATTCATCTTGATTGTATAAGAAGATAATATACAACAAGTTAAATATCTATAACCTATTCATCAATACCTCATTTAAGGTATTGTAAGAAATTATGAATCTAGAAGTAAGGAAACGCAAAAAAGCTATACGATAATAAACGTATCTCAGATAAAAACTCAGAACAGTTCAGAGTTTTTATCTGAGAGTAATGGAGGAGAATCTACTAGGAACATCTGATAAAACTAAAAATGGTTACTCTCAGAACGAAGATACCTTATTCTGAGAGCTGCTTCAATCGTTCTTTCTCTTTTTCGGATAACTGATCCATCCCTTTCTTGTTAATTTTATCCAGCAAACGATCTATTTCTTTTTCCTTGGCACGTTTGGCTGCATTGTACTTATCTTCTTTTGTCAACAATCCCTGATCTCCTGAAAACCAACCAGGTTGCGCAATCATGTAATAGATAAATATAATAGGAAAGAGAACAAATAAGATATAAAACATATTACTAAACAAAGATTCAATACGACAACTATATACAAAATATTCTTTTCATCTTTTCGCTCTACTAAATGCATACTAGTAGATATCAGGTATACCTGTCCCAAATTTTATAGTAACCACTATAAAACAGTAGTATTTATACCAAAAAGAAAGTAAAAGTAATTTGGATATTGAAGAGCAGCAATGTAGCTGGATATTTTAGTACATGTAAATCTAATTCAAGTGAAAATAGTATGCAAATTCCCAGAAAAAATGTGTAGGTAATTTTATAGAAAGTTGATAATCATTGCTAGTTTAGAAAGACGAATTTCTTCGGCCTATTATATAAAACAGCAAAGAACTTTTGGCCTCAAAATATAACTATATTTATGCACTATCAGGAAATAACACCCTATTCGTCACTTCTCCCCTATATTGACTGTTATTGGAGTATTCGGACAGGAGAGAATGTAGCTAACAGATCTAACAGAGTAATACCAGATATTTGTGCTGATATTATCATCAATGCTGGTGAAGAAGTACAGGTATCTACTAATCAAAGGTATCTTCTCAGACATGGAGCAGCATATCTGACAGGTACAATGACCACCTTTCAGGATACAATCCTAACCAATAATACACATCTTATAGGAATACGATTCAAACCCTTTGGTATGAGTTCCTTGCTAAATATTTTTTTACAAGGAGCAGCAGATACTATTACAGAAACCGAAAAATCTGTTTTTAATCTTTCTGTTCTTTCCACAAGGCAATCTCTGGTATCTATAGAATCGCTAAATAAATATCTGATCAGTAGAGTCAGGAATCAGAATGTAGATCGCTACAATCCTATTATTGGTACTATACTTGAACATAACGGAAATATACCTATTAATGAACTAGCCCATGATCATTGTATTTCTGAAAGACAATTTGAACGTCTATTCCAAACTCATTTGGGAGTGACAGCCAAAGAAATCTGCAACATTGTTCGGTTTCAACATGCGTTCAAACAGATTAAAAACCGAAAACACGAAAGTCTGCTGGACATTGCATATACATCTGGTTATTATGACCATGCCCATTTAACCAAACATATCAAAAAGTATTCAGGGCAATCTCCCTCCTCTTTGTAAAACGTCGGATTTATACAAAGCACCAGTCATATCTCCACTCTACCTTTGTTGTTATATATATCAGTACCACAACTAATAGTTTATAACTATGCAACAACGTGTAAGTGTACTTACAATAGGGGTAGATAATCTGTCAGCTATCCGTGCTTTCTATAGAGAAAAAATAGGCTGGCAACCAATCGCTGAGAATAAAGACATTCTGTTCATTCAGATGAATGGCTTTCTGCTTGGCTTTACCCAACGAAAACCTTTGGCAGATTTTATAGGTATATCATCGGAAGGTACGGGTTTTCGGTCTTTTACTATTGGCTATAATGTTGATACCAAAGAAGAAGTAACAGAATGGTATCATAAATTAAAAAAACAAGGTATTACCATTTTAAAAGAACCAGAAGAAGCTTCTTTTGGAGGACATTTCTTTTATTTCTCAGATATAGAAGGCAACATTCTCGAAATTGCTTACAATCCATATATCGAATTAGATAATGTTGGTAATGTTCTGGGACATGCCTCTATTGATCATCTTTAAATCTTTACTCAAATCATGCGGAAAATAATTCTGGATCTGGCAGTAACACTGGATGGATTTATCGAAGGCCCTAATGGTGAAGTGGACTGGTGTATTATGGACGATGATATGGGTTTCGATAAGTTTGTGGAGGAAATTGATACAATTTTGTATGGACGTATCAGCTATGAATTGTATGGGTACTATACACCTGATGCATCACGTTCACAAACAGAAATTGACTTTGCAAAGGCTACTCAGAAAATGAAGAAATATGTCTTCTCCAAATCATTGAGTACTATACAAGGTAATGCAACGCTTGTAAGCGAAAACATAGCGGAAGAGATTTACAAACTAAAAGAAAGTCCGGGAAAGGATATCTGGCTCTTTGGTGGAGCAAGTTTAATAACTTCATTTATCCAGGCAGGTTTGATTGATGAATACCGGATAGGTGTTCATCCGGTAGCTTTAGGCAATGGGAAACCACTATTCCAACAATTGCAACAACGCCTGGATTTACAGTTGATTGACACAAAAGTATATCGGTCAGGTGTCACACTGTTACGTTATAAACCAAAGCAATCTGAATGATTGCTTTGGTCTTTTATAGTAAATCATTTAACAAATCATCTGGAGTTCAATTTCTTCTCAGCCAGTGCAGTTCCATCCACACGAGCTTTGATCTTCGAGAAAGCTATATTCCGGGCAGTTGAAATATCATCGGCAAAGGGAGAAAAACCACAATCATCTGTAGAACCTAATTGATTCAATGGAATGATTCTCGATGCTTCAACCAGAAGCTCACTGATTTCTTCAGCAGTTTCAATTCGTGGATTCAAGACATCCGTAACACCCAGAAAGACACGTTGGCCAGGTTGCAGGTTTTCCTTAATGGATTTTAGTACAGACTGTTTTTCTTTCTCAGCCGCATACTCCAGATAGAAGTTGCCAGCCTTTATTTTGAAAAGAAGTGGTAGCAATTCTGAATAAGGAATATCAGCACTATGGGTTGAGTCATGATCACCTCCTGGACAGGTATGAACACCAATTCGGCGTCTTTCGTCTTCTGAAAAACGGTTCAGCACTTTGTTGTTTAATTCAATAAACGCATTCAACAGCTGTTTGCTAGGGTCTAGTTTCAAAGCAAGTCTGGCTTCTGTAAAGTCAATCTGAACAGTATAAGCTCCACCTATCAGACATTTACGAATATCTTTTTCTGCTTCGTCCAGCAAATCGGCTATAAATTGGGCTTGCGCATATCCATCTATTCCTTCTGGCGGATACAACAAACTAATAGCAGATACAGCAATAACAGCCTGCTTTACAGGCAATAATGTATACCTTTTAGCTTTCTCCAGATAACTACTGGCAAAAGTCTGATATCGAAAAGGTCCCGCTGTAATCTTTGGCAATTGCCGGGTGTGACCATCCGCAAAAGGTATGATTACACCATCAGCAGCCAAATGTGGATAGCCATGTATAGGATAAGTCACAAAGCTGGGTTTGGACTGTTCTCCATCTGAAATAACAGGCGAACCTGTAGCCTCTAATTCTTTGATAGTCTCAAGTGTCGCTTTTTCAAAGAGTGTATTTAATTCAGATTCTTTGATTTCTGACTTACTAAAGGCTTTCATAGCATCTTGTAAATAAGCTGGACGAGGAATACTGCCAATAGGCTCTGTAGGTATTTGGGGCATACGATTTGTTTGTAAGATGTAAATAATGAAACATATGTATAGGGGATTCGAAAAAGCAGGCTACATAACACTGTTACAAACAGCTATATTCTGAGTTGATTTTTTGTTAAAATCCAGCCTTTGCAGTTTTATCTTTTCGATTACATTACTGCCTTCTTTAATTTTAATAAACTGATTGGGAAGAACATTTTTAAAAGTTTGCATCAAACCACTCCCATGCCATTTGATCTCAATCTGGTCTATCATAGTGGCCTGTCCTATACCTATTTCTCTTTTTAGAGGAGATGAGCCGAAGCTTCCACCAGAATTCACATCACGGTATACAGATCGTGTTTTGCCATTTTCTGTGAAACTCACTTTCACGCTTGTGCCAATAGCCGCCTTGTTGGATTGAGTTCCCTCCAGTGTCAGAGACAACCAGTTATTATTGCTTTGTCCCGGATTCTGAAAAAAAGAGTTGGGGTAAGCATCACCTATATAGGCGCCACCCATCTCTATGAAAATATCCTGATCGCCGTCATTGTCCATATCGGCAAAGGCAACTCCGTGTCCTTTCTGAAGATTGCCCACTTTAGCGGATGTAGTCACATCTGCAAACCGTTCACCTCTTATGTTTTTAAACATCTTATTGGGAACTAACGACTGGTAGTTGGGATTACCAGTTCCCAGATACATATCCAGATAACCGTCATTGTCAATGTCACCAAAGTTAGCTCCCATAGCAAAGGCAGTAGTATATAAGCCCATCGCATGTGTTACATTGGTGAAAGTGCCATTGCGATTGTTATGATACAGACAGGGCTGTCCGGTAAACTTTTCTGGTTTGCCCAGATATTCAGCAGCAGCATAGCTTGCCAATGACTTTGTGAAGGTATAATCACAAACAAATATGTCCAGGTAACCATCATTATCATAGTCCCAGAACCAGGTAGGAAATGTATTATGATCTTCATCTTTTAAACCTGCTTTGTTTGTAACATCTTCAAAGTCAATTATCCCATCTGTTACTCCTTTATTTCTTAAGAGAATACGTTCACCATTCAGCGTTGAAATGAAAATATCCTTAAAGCCATCATTGTCATAATCTCCGGATGTAACTCCTTTTACAAAAGCATTGATGTTACAATGCACTTTGTCTGCCACATTGGTAAAAGTCCCATCTCCATTATTAAGATAAAATTCACAAGTCTGTAAACTCTCAGACCATTTGGAGGTCTCATTACCAATAAATACATCTAGCCACCCATCGTTGTTAAAATCATTCCAGGTTGCAGCCTGTGTAGGATGAAATGATAAAAGGCCACTTTCAATAGTGACATCTGTAAATGTACCATTGCCATTATTTCGTAACAATGAATTGGGCTGCTCACCAAATATAGTTCCCAGCCATGCACCACGAGTCACAAAAATGTCTTTGAACCCATCGTTATTATAATCGGTCTGCATGATATTCAGACCTCCTGTTATCTTAGTTAATCCGCTAGCCTTACTTCGGTCAGTGAATGTCCCATCACCATTATTTTTGAAATAATGCATGGGTTTATTGATATCCCAGCATGAGGTTACAATATCGATAAATCCATCCTCATCAAAATCCTCCAGAATCACTCCACCAGCATGATCTTTCTGATCAAGACCTAAGCCGATAGCCAGATCTTCAAAGGGTTTGACTTCACAGTCATCCTGCCCACCCATGTTTGGAATCAGAAACTGTTTGGGAACATTTTGCGGGTATTCACCCAATGTCATATAGGCAATATTTAAAAGCCACCTCGCTTCCAGATCATCCGGACTGTTCGCCAGCTTTGCTTCGTATTCCTGAATAGCGGCACGAGATCCTGTCATATCCTTATGAATTCCACCATTTTTAATAGGAAATACACACATTTCAACACCATGGTTAGTGACACAGTTTGTCTGTTCACCCTCTCTCAGGTAAGCCAGTGCCAGATTGCTTCGGATAGCATCAAAAAACGAAGCCGGTATTCTTGGATCTTTTAGTAGTGGCTCCAGAACCTGTACAGCTTCGGTAGCCCGACCCAGTTGCAGTAATACATTGGATCGCTCAAAGGCAGCCTGTATAATAACAACGAAATTATTCTGAGGGGTAACTTTTAATATAGAGTCTACAAAGGCAATCTTTGCTTCCGGACAAAAACCATTTTTATAATTATGCAGTTTCTGTTTTGTTTTTTCCAGAACTGCCAGCATCTGTTCTTCTGAAGATGGCTTATGACATGAGAGTAAACCCAGCCATAAAACACCTAACAGCGTAAGGTATAATATAGGTTTCATTTATATAATCAAGGTTTGGGGTCATAAAAAATCGGACTGTCAAGTCGCAGCAAAAAATACCAGACGGATTCAGGCAGAGAAACCATCTATAGACAGAAAAATGAATAGCATGATGAACCAATTGTATGGAGCCATACAACCATTGCTTTTATTGGATTTTCATTTACAATTGCTGATCTGCCTATCTATAAAAATCAACAATGGGCATAGCTTATTCTGCCTTGCAGAAAGCAGAAGAATACACCAAACCACCTGTCTTAGGCTCTGAAATAAAGCCACAAGATACATGCACACTCTGGGTCTATAAGAAAGACCCAGGTATGGGAGCATCCATACATAGACTGTGAAAATCCGATAAAAAACAGTTATACTACTCTGGGAGGAGGAGAAGCGATATCCAGATAATGAGAAGAAAAATCTATTTTAGTCATAGCAGGATATTGGGAAGACAGGCTACAAGCATAAAAGCAGAACGAAGTTTCCCATAAAGGCAGGTATTCTTGTGTCAATGAGAACTTGAGATGTTTTTGTGTTTTCTCAGTTTGTGGCCCTGCCGAATCTGCGATGTGCGTTTTTATGTGATTAGAAAGATCATTCTGTATCTGTTCCTGGGTGTGGTTATTGACACAATAAAGGTATAATGTATCATTCTGTATACTACGCATTACCTTTTCATAAATTCTACCCTGATAGCTAAATTCTCCTTCTACAGGCTCCAGAGAATGGTCCAGTTGGTGATACAAGTCAATGGGAATTGAAAACCGTATCCATTGCTGGTTATGCACCTTCGCATCTACTTCAGCCTGACTAAGAGCTAAACTATTGCTATCCAGAAATAGCCGTAGTTGTGTTCTTGCCATACTTTGGCGATATGTATAATACACATAATACCCCATGGTATTATAGAGCAACAAACCCAGGAGCAATATGGCAATCGCTTTCTTCAAGGTGGCATAAGGATATCTGTCAAAGATACAAACCTTTTAAATTATACCAAGAAAAACATAAACTTTTGCCATAATACATTCATCAGGCTAGAGAGTACCTTCCCTGCTACTAGGTTGTACATATAGTAACAGTTAAATACAATCTAGCCGATTTAAAAAGTTATATAAAACTTAAAACTGAATCAACCGATTCTCAACCGAGGCCTGTTCTTTGGTATAGCTAACCCCATCAATCTTGTTACCTTCCTGGTCCAGCAGAGAAATAATACCGCCTTTATTGCTTAACTGGGCGCCATTGCCACTTAGACGTACTTTCAGACTGGTATGTGCTTCAATAAAAATATTACCCAGCACGTCATATAACTTAGCCTTATCTGCAATGCGCCAGTTATGCAAAGCAATAGCCTCATTGTCAGAATTAAACAACACAACAAATTCTTTCCCAACATCATCTTTTGAGGGATTTACCATAGCAGCAATAATTCTAACAGGTGTTTTACTTTCCGGCTGCTGCGGATGATCTGGTGGCAA comes from the Xanthocytophaga agilis genome and includes:
- a CDS encoding DUF6576 domain-containing protein, translated to MIAQPGWFSGDQGLLTKEDKYNAAKRAKEKEIDRLLDKINKKGMDQLSEKEKERLKQLSE
- a CDS encoding CRTAC1 family protein, translated to MKPILYLTLLGVLWLGLLSCHKPSSEEQMLAVLEKTKQKLHNYKNGFCPEAKIAFVDSILKVTPQNNFVVIIQAAFERSNVLLQLGRATEAVQVLEPLLKDPRIPASFFDAIRSNLALAYLREGEQTNCVTNHGVEMCVFPIKNGGIHKDMTGSRAAIQEYEAKLANSPDDLEARWLLNIAYMTLGEYPQNVPKQFLIPNMGGQDDCEVKPFEDLAIGLGLDQKDHAGGVILEDFDEDGFIDIVTSCWDINKPMHYFKNNGDGTFTDRSKASGLTKITGGLNIMQTDYNNDGFKDIFVTRGAWLGTIFGEQPNSLLRNNGNGTFTDVTIESGLLSFHPTQAATWNDFNNDGWLDVFIGNETSKWSESLQTCEFYLNNGDGTFTNVADKVHCNINAFVKGVTSGDYDNDGFKDIFISTLNGERILLRNKGVTDGIIDFEDVTNKAGLKDEDHNTFPTWFWDYDNDGYLDIFVCDYTFTKSLASYAAAEYLGKPEKFTGQPCLYHNNRNGTFTNVTHAMGLYTTAFAMGANFGDIDNDGYLDMYLGTGNPNYQSLVPNKMFKNIRGERFADVTTSAKVGNLQKGHGVAFADMDNDGDQDIFIEMGGAYIGDAYPNSFFQNPGQSNNNWLSLTLEGTQSNKAAIGTSVKVSFTENGKTRSVYRDVNSGGSFGSSPLKREIGIGQATMIDQIEIKWHGSGLMQTFKNVLPNQFIKIKEGSNVIEKIKLQRLDFNKKSTQNIAVCNSVM
- a CDS encoding dihydrofolate reductase family protein, producing the protein MRKIILDLAVTLDGFIEGPNGEVDWCIMDDDMGFDKFVEEIDTILYGRISYELYGYYTPDASRSQTEIDFAKATQKMKKYVFSKSLSTIQGNATLVSENIAEEIYKLKESPGKDIWLFGGASLITSFIQAGLIDEYRIGVHPVALGNGKPLFQQLQQRLDLQLIDTKVYRSGVTLLRYKPKQSE
- a CDS encoding helix-turn-helix transcriptional regulator; this encodes MHYQEITPYSSLLPYIDCYWSIRTGENVANRSNRVIPDICADIIINAGEEVQVSTNQRYLLRHGAAYLTGTMTTFQDTILTNNTHLIGIRFKPFGMSSLLNIFLQGAADTITETEKSVFNLSVLSTRQSLVSIESLNKYLISRVRNQNVDRYNPIIGTILEHNGNIPINELAHDHCISERQFERLFQTHLGVTAKEICNIVRFQHAFKQIKNRKHESLLDIAYTSGYYDHAHLTKHIKKYSGQSPSSL
- a CDS encoding DNA/RNA non-specific endonuclease; this translates as MLTFELYGETQSELKYHHFTVVMNRERRQCFYSACNIDGLLSKRGVKRTGWKYDSRIPKEFQIKNECYGNPPKFSRGHMTRKEDPIWGDLALAKAAGGDSFHVTNATPQMQSFNAPVWLALEDYALENARQDAMKISVFTGPIFTEQDPVKYGVKIPVDFFKILVFIHDTTRKLCATGYTVSQKDHLSNQEFVFGEFETYQVSIKSIERRTGLHFGSLSSVDPIKGLEAFGAPLAKVEEIRFV
- a CDS encoding cobalamin-independent methionine synthase II family protein; protein product: MPQIPTEPIGSIPRPAYLQDAMKAFSKSEIKESELNTLFEKATLETIKELEATGSPVISDGEQSKPSFVTYPIHGYPHLAADGVIIPFADGHTRQLPKITAGPFRYQTFASSYLEKAKRYTLLPVKQAVIAVSAISLLYPPEGIDGYAQAQFIADLLDEAEKDIRKCLIGGAYTVQIDFTEARLALKLDPSKQLLNAFIELNNKVLNRFSEDERRRIGVHTCPGGDHDSTHSADIPYSELLPLLFKIKAGNFYLEYAAEKEKQSVLKSIKENLQPGQRVFLGVTDVLNPRIETAEEISELLVEASRIIPLNQLGSTDDCGFSPFADDISTARNIAFSKIKARVDGTALAEKKLNSR
- a CDS encoding VOC family protein; translation: MQQRVSVLTIGVDNLSAIRAFYREKIGWQPIAENKDILFIQMNGFLLGFTQRKPLADFIGISSEGTGFRSFTIGYNVDTKEEVTEWYHKLKKQGITILKEPEEASFGGHFFYFSDIEGNILEIAYNPYIELDNVGNVLGHASIDHL